A portion of the Thermosediminibacter oceani DSM 16646 genome contains these proteins:
- a CDS encoding MATE family efflux transporter produces MEFKCERDMTIAVFTIPEKLLALFTSNPALVAVGTVILRILGVAYIPLGLLWVSNGILRGAGNTLVPMIISIFSLWGMRVPLAYYLANFTPLKSTGIWVAISSSMIISPALTLAYYYSRWWKKAMKNIA; encoded by the coding sequence TTGGAGTTCAAGTGCGAAAGAGATATGACGATTGCTGTGTTTACTATTCCCGAAAAACTCCTCGCTCTTTTTACCAGCAATCCCGCTCTGGTTGCCGTGGGGACTGTGATCCTCAGGATATTAGGTGTAGCATATATTCCCTTAGGACTTCTCTGGGTTTCCAACGGCATCCTCCGGGGAGCCGGAAATACCCTCGTACCCATGATTATATCTATATTTTCTCTGTGGGGGATGAGGGTACCTCTGGCTTATTACCTAGCTAATTTTACTCCCCTTAAGAGCACGGGGATCTGGGTTGCCATTTCCTCCAGCATGATTATCAGCCCCGCTTTGACCCTCGCCTACTATTATTCGCGCTGGTGGAAAAAGGCGATGAAAAACATAGCCTGA
- a CDS encoding FeoB small GTPase domain-containing protein, translating into MDCCSQKGNVLSRFFKRKQDNSFSHQNCNTRKKLVLVGTPNVGKSVIFNRLTGAYVTVSNYPGTTVEIFRGTGRIGGEIFEIIDTPGMYSLMPITEEERVTRTLLFNENFDIVVHVVDAKNIERMLSMTMQLKEAGLPVMLVVNMMDEAERLGRKIDLDRLSALLDIPVVGTSAALNRGMDQMRRKVAEYVKKRVA; encoded by the coding sequence ATGGACTGCTGCAGCCAAAAGGGAAACGTATTATCGAGATTTTTCAAGAGAAAACAGGACAATTCTTTTTCCCACCAGAACTGCAATACCAGGAAAAAATTGGTGTTGGTAGGGACACCTAACGTTGGAAAAAGCGTTATATTCAACAGACTCACCGGGGCTTACGTGACGGTGTCCAATTATCCGGGCACTACGGTGGAGATATTCAGAGGTACCGGCCGGATCGGCGGCGAAATATTCGAGATAATAGATACGCCTGGCATGTATTCGCTGATGCCGATCACCGAGGAGGAGAGGGTTACAAGGACGCTGCTGTTCAACGAAAACTTCGACATCGTGGTACACGTGGTGGACGCCAAAAATATAGAGAGAATGCTTTCCATGACCATGCAGCTGAAGGAAGCGGGGCTCCCCGTAATGCTGGTTGTGAACATGATGGACGAGGCGGAAAGGCTAGGGAGAAAAATCGACCTGGACAGGCTGTCAGCACTGCTGGATATACCCGTGGTGGGGACGTCTGCCGCTTTGAACAGAGGTATGGATCAGATGAGGAGGAAGGTGGCGGAGTATGTCAAAAAACGAGTTGCTTGA
- a CDS encoding ferrous iron transporter B yields MSKNELLEHNVHPFKYHDDIEKALEEIEKLLKSNYKVSKRSVALLLLQDDEEITELVRSRENSFPEIQEVINRTRKKFSEPLHFVITMQRQKKVDEIVSQVVKAGDRSRSSIGSWLDRITVQPVTGIPILLLVLYFGLYKFVGEFGAGTLVDFIEGNIFENYINPWVNSAVQAYIPNRAVQELLAMEYGIITLGIRYAVAIILPIVGTFFLMFSVIEDSGYLPRLALLVDRVFKSMGLNGRAVIPMTLGFGCDTMATLVSRTLETRRERVIATLLLALAIPCSAQLGVILGLLSGRPAALAIWATFVVLVFLLVGYLAAQVLPGERPVFYMEIPPLRLPRLGNIIEKTVSRMQWYFLEIVPIFIITSVLIWIGRMTGIFDALIRATEPLMQALGLPPETAQAFLFGFFRRDYGAAGLYDLQKSGILNGAQMLVASVTLTLFVPCIAQFTVMLKERGVKTTLAIVAFVFPFAFLAGYILNLILKLAGVVL; encoded by the coding sequence ATGTCAAAAAACGAGTTGCTTGAACATAATGTACATCCCTTTAAATACCACGACGACATAGAAAAGGCTTTGGAAGAGATAGAAAAGCTATTGAAATCGAATTACAAAGTTTCGAAGCGTTCCGTGGCCCTGCTGCTTTTGCAGGACGACGAAGAAATAACGGAACTGGTGCGTTCGAGGGAAAACTCCTTCCCGGAAATACAGGAGGTTATAAATAGGACCCGGAAGAAATTTTCGGAACCGCTGCATTTCGTGATAACAATGCAGCGCCAGAAAAAAGTAGATGAAATAGTGTCCCAGGTCGTGAAAGCAGGGGACAGATCAAGGTCATCCATAGGGTCCTGGTTGGACCGCATAACCGTTCAACCGGTTACGGGAATACCCATACTCCTTTTGGTGCTCTATTTTGGGCTTTACAAATTCGTCGGCGAGTTCGGCGCCGGCACTCTTGTTGATTTCATAGAAGGCAACATATTTGAAAACTATATCAACCCCTGGGTGAACTCTGCGGTGCAAGCTTACATCCCCAACAGGGCCGTCCAGGAGCTTTTGGCTATGGAATACGGCATAATAACTCTGGGAATAAGGTATGCGGTAGCCATAATACTGCCCATCGTAGGCACCTTTTTCCTGATGTTTTCGGTGATCGAGGACTCCGGTTACCTGCCCAGGCTTGCGCTCCTGGTAGACCGGGTGTTCAAGTCCATGGGTTTAAACGGCAGAGCCGTAATACCCATGACCCTGGGATTCGGCTGCGACACCATGGCGACCCTGGTGAGCAGGACACTGGAGACCCGGCGGGAGAGGGTTATAGCCACGCTGCTTTTGGCCCTGGCGATTCCATGCTCCGCACAGCTTGGAGTTATACTTGGGTTGCTGTCGGGCAGGCCGGCGGCCCTGGCTATATGGGCGACGTTCGTAGTTTTAGTTTTCCTGCTGGTGGGATATCTTGCGGCACAGGTGCTGCCCGGAGAAAGGCCCGTATTCTACATGGAAATACCTCCCCTTAGGTTGCCGAGACTCGGCAATATTATCGAAAAGACGGTTTCCCGCATGCAGTGGTATTTCCTTGAGATCGTGCCCATATTTATAATCACCAGTGTGCTCATATGGATTGGTAGAATGACGGGAATTTTCGACGCGCTTATACGGGCGACAGAACCCCTGATGCAGGCCCTGGGCTTACCGCCCGAAACGGCACAGGCTTTCCTGTTCGGGTTCTTCCGCAGAGACTACGGCGCAGCCGGCCTTTACGATCTTCAGAAATCCGGGATCCTGAACGGTGCGCAGATGCTTGTGGCGTCGGTCACGCTGACACTGTTCGTGCCGTGCATAGCCCAGTTTACTGTAATGCTCAAGGAGCGCGGCGTTAAGACGACCCTGGCCATCGTAGCTTTCGTATTTCCCTTCGCCTTCCTGGCGGGATATATATTAAACTTGATCCTGAAGTTGGCCGGGGTGGTGTTGTAG
- a CDS encoding FeoA family protein yields MAGERNLTQLKIGEQAVIAKINAPNGGILKKLMALGVLPGARVSLVQKFPSYVIKVGNTQIAADETIAKSIIVIKN; encoded by the coding sequence ATGGCAGGTGAAAGGAATCTTACCCAGCTGAAAATTGGAGAACAGGCAGTGATCGCGAAAATAAACGCCCCAAACGGCGGAATTCTCAAAAAGCTCATGGCTCTGGGGGTGCTTCCCGGGGCGAGGGTATCCCTGGTGCAGAAATTCCCCTCTTATGTCATAAAGGTCGGCAATACCCAAATAGCCGCCGATGAAACCATCGCAAAGAGCATAATCGTTATAAAAAATTAA
- a CDS encoding AIR synthase family protein, giving the protein MKTGKVPPDILKKAVYPFLGQKRSEVLVHSGFGEDCCIIDFGEYVAVVSTDPITGADTAGGYLAVFVACNDIAACGARPIGILVTLLLPEGSGEDTLLRIMENVHKACQKIGIEVLGGHSEVTPAVTKPVISATAIGMAKRDNFVTSAGASPGDDVIVTKFIGLEGTAVLALDFEEYLRGKLPGEVIKRAQSFVDDISVIQDGLTAAGAGATAMHDITEGGLLGALWELAEASGVGMEIYRERIPILPETEAVCRAFELDPLGLISSGSMLICSGDGQKVVDALREKSIPATVIGKVTDGGRFILDADKKIPIVPPERDELYRAIENVKNKKKN; this is encoded by the coding sequence ATGAAAACCGGTAAAGTACCTCCTGATATCCTAAAGAAAGCCGTGTACCCTTTCCTGGGACAAAAAAGGAGCGAAGTGCTGGTACATTCGGGATTCGGCGAGGACTGCTGTATAATAGACTTCGGCGAGTACGTAGCCGTCGTATCTACAGACCCTATTACAGGCGCCGACACGGCGGGCGGGTATCTGGCCGTCTTTGTGGCATGCAACGATATAGCAGCCTGCGGTGCCCGCCCCATCGGTATTCTGGTCACCCTGCTCCTGCCTGAGGGAAGCGGCGAGGATACATTGCTCCGGATCATGGAGAACGTACATAAAGCCTGCCAAAAAATAGGAATAGAAGTGCTGGGAGGCCACAGCGAGGTCACTCCTGCCGTAACAAAACCGGTAATCTCGGCTACGGCCATAGGCATGGCAAAAAGGGACAATTTTGTTACCTCAGCCGGTGCAAGTCCCGGAGACGATGTGATAGTCACCAAATTTATCGGCCTTGAAGGCACCGCAGTGCTGGCGCTGGATTTTGAGGAATACCTGCGCGGTAAGCTCCCCGGCGAAGTGATCAAAAGGGCCCAGAGCTTTGTAGATGACATCAGCGTCATTCAGGACGGCCTCACTGCGGCCGGTGCGGGAGCCACCGCAATGCACGATATCACCGAAGGCGGCCTTCTGGGGGCTCTCTGGGAGCTGGCCGAGGCGTCCGGCGTGGGTATGGAAATATATCGCGAGAGAATCCCGATCCTTCCCGAAACCGAAGCAGTATGCCGCGCTTTCGAGCTAGACCCCCTGGGGCTCATTTCCAGCGGGTCCATGCTCATCTGCTCCGGGGATGGACAGAAGGTGGTGGATGCCCTTCGGGAAAAGTCTATCCCGGCAACGGTCATAGGGAAGGTCACCGACGGGGGCAGGTTCATTCTGGACGCCGATAAAAAGATTCCCATAGTGCCTCCGGAAAGGGACGAACTTTACAGAGCTATAGAAAACGTGAAAAACAAAAAGAAAAATTAA
- a CDS encoding ECF transporter S component: protein MSESIKKLAFMGLFMALLVIATYLLSFPVPNFNLYFNLGESIIYLVALIYGGIPAAVIGGVGSALADILKGYPVWAPITFFIKGIEGFIAGTFAQRSNPYTGVVLGAAFMMTGYAIAAWRLYGIGAVPIELAGDFVQVSVGAVIALFLHRRLKKLSFEDKDNF, encoded by the coding sequence ATGAGCGAATCCATCAAAAAACTTGCCTTCATGGGTCTTTTCATGGCCCTGCTCGTCATAGCTACATACTTACTGAGCTTCCCCGTACCTAATTTTAACCTGTACTTCAATCTCGGAGAATCGATAATATACCTCGTAGCCCTGATTTACGGCGGTATACCTGCGGCAGTAATAGGCGGTGTGGGTTCAGCCCTGGCCGACATTCTGAAGGGTTACCCGGTATGGGCCCCTATTACATTTTTTATCAAAGGTATCGAGGGTTTCATAGCCGGCACCTTTGCCCAGAGGTCCAATCCGTATACCGGCGTGGTTCTGGGGGCTGCCTTTATGATGACCGGGTACGCCATAGCCGCCTGGAGGCTTTACGGTATCGGGGCGGTACCGATAGAGCTGGCCGGGGACTTTGTCCAGGTTTCGGTGGGAGCCGTCATTGCCCTGTTCCTGCACCGGAGGTTGAAAAAATTATCCTTTGAAGATAAAGATAATTTCTAA